One genomic window of Leptotrichia shahii includes the following:
- a CDS encoding ABC-ATPase domain-containing protein, with amino-acid sequence MKNYKELEKILFSMDRKSYSAYKSLKGEYKFEKYILAIDHVQSDPYAPPSKMRIIMDRKICGIPYELTDTKDKNIAVSDFLTRNFYREIQKSGNDSAGTGGSGRIFIDRCGQEILERTSVLIKGDKVEVRFEMGMPARGRRIMGKAAQKIIFEQLPEIVEKSIIYDNLNKKALNEQVILVLDQEYARKILKEKGLVAFVANDSVLPRESGVSDKPMKNAVKFKSPEKFEITLKLPSGKEVSGMGVPKGITLIVGGGYHGKSTLLVALERGVYNHIVQDGRELIISESDAVKIRAEDGRNVEKVNISGFINNLPQNKDTRAFSTENASGSTSQAANVAEALEYGTSLLLIDEDTSATNFMIRDGRMQKLVAKEKEPITPFIDRVKELYDNFGVSTILIVGGSGDYFDVANHVIMMDEYVPKDVTEKAKEIAKLDENKREFSSNDKFKGVTQRIPLKKSFPQFGKLDKTKAKGKYSILYGKELIDISGLEQLVDDSQTNCIAVMIEYFKNKVLDEKLTLSQVADMIYERIEKEGLDSISSYTGHPGNLALPRKQEFCASVNRYRKLKIK; translated from the coding sequence ATGAAAAATTATAAAGAATTAGAAAAAATATTATTTTCAATGGATCGAAAAAGTTATTCGGCGTATAAGTCGCTTAAAGGGGAATATAAATTTGAAAAGTATATTCTTGCGATTGATCACGTACAGTCGGATCCTTATGCTCCGCCTTCAAAAATGAGGATTATAATGGATAGGAAAATTTGCGGTATTCCTTATGAATTGACGGATACGAAGGATAAGAATATTGCAGTTTCGGATTTTCTTACGAGAAATTTTTATAGGGAAATTCAGAAAAGTGGAAATGACAGTGCTGGAACTGGGGGAAGTGGAAGAATTTTTATTGACAGATGTGGGCAGGAAATTCTCGAAAGGACTTCAGTTTTGATAAAGGGAGATAAAGTTGAAGTGAGGTTTGAAATGGGGATGCCTGCGAGAGGTAGACGGATAATGGGAAAAGCGGCACAGAAAATTATTTTTGAGCAGTTGCCTGAAATTGTGGAAAAATCCATTATTTATGATAATTTGAATAAAAAAGCATTAAATGAGCAGGTAATTCTAGTGCTGGATCAGGAATATGCGAGAAAAATATTGAAGGAAAAAGGGCTTGTTGCATTTGTGGCTAATGATTCTGTGCTTCCTCGTGAAAGTGGAGTTTCGGACAAGCCTATGAAAAATGCAGTTAAGTTTAAAAGTCCAGAAAAATTTGAGATTACATTAAAACTTCCAAGCGGAAAAGAAGTAAGTGGAATGGGGGTTCCAAAAGGAATTACATTAATCGTGGGAGGAGGTTATCATGGGAAATCTACCTTACTTGTGGCACTTGAAAGAGGGGTTTACAATCACATTGTTCAAGATGGGAGAGAACTCATAATTTCTGAATCGGATGCGGTAAAAATACGTGCAGAAGATGGAAGAAATGTCGAAAAGGTTAATATAAGTGGATTTATTAATAATTTGCCACAAAATAAGGATACAAGGGCTTTCTCAACTGAAAATGCGAGCGGAAGCACATCGCAGGCGGCAAATGTGGCAGAAGCTCTGGAATATGGAACTTCTTTACTTCTAATAGACGAGGACACTTCGGCTACTAATTTTATGATTCGTGACGGAAGAATGCAAAAACTTGTGGCAAAGGAAAAAGAGCCGATAACACCGTTTATTGACAGGGTAAAGGAACTTTATGACAATTTTGGAGTTTCTACGATATTGATTGTCGGTGGCTCTGGAGATTATTTTGATGTGGCAAATCACGTTATAATGATGGATGAATATGTGCCAAAAGATGTGACAGAAAAAGCAAAAGAGATTGCAAAATTAGACGAAAACAAGCGAGAATTTTCTTCAAATGATAAATTTAAAGGAGTTACACAGAGAATACCACTTAAAAAAAGTTTTCCACAATTTGGAAAACTGGATAAAACAAAAGCCAAAGGGAAATACAGCATTCTGTATGGAAAAGAATTAATCGACATTTCAGGGCTGGAACAACTTGTGGATGACAGCCAGACAAATTGTATTGCCGTAATGATTGAATATTTTAAAAATAAAGTGCTAGATGAAAAATTGACACTTTCGCAAGTGGCCGATATGATTTATGAAAGAATTGAAAAGGAAGGACTTGATTCAATTTCTTCGTACACAGGGCATCCAGGAAATTTGGCATTGCCGAGAAAGCAGGAATTTTGTGCTTCAGTGAATAGATATAGGAAATTAAAGATAAAATAA
- a CDS encoding helix-turn-helix domain-containing protein produces the protein MKKLRLSNISNNKTLAKKLNITPSAFSRKINGSSNFTIEEMKFIRKEYELSDIEFLDIFFNRPVR, from the coding sequence ATAAAAAAACTTAGGTTATCGAACATATCTAATAATAAAACATTAGCAAAAAAACTAAATATAACTCCTTCCGCATTTTCTAGAAAAATTAACGGAAGTAGTAATTTTACTATTGAGGAAATGAAATTTATTAGGAAAGAGTATGAGTTGAGTGATATTGAGTTTTTGGATATTTTTTTTAATAGACCTGTTCGGTAA
- a CDS encoding VOC family protein — MKMNHVAIYVKDLEKTREFYEKYFEAKANEKYHNKNTGLQTYFLTFLDSEARLEIMSRPELSERNNKIMSEGFIHLAFSVGNKENVDKLTKRLVNDGFRCLSGPRTTGDGYYESVVEDCEGNLIEITE; from the coding sequence ATGAAAATGAATCATGTAGCAATTTATGTAAAAGATTTGGAAAAAACAAGGGAATTTTACGAGAAATATTTTGAAGCAAAGGCAAATGAGAAATATCATAATAAAAATACTGGATTACAGACTTACTTCCTAACTTTTCTAGATAGTGAAGCACGGCTTGAAATAATGTCACGTCCTGAACTCTCGGAAAGAAACAATAAAATAATGAGCGAAGGCTTTATCCATCTTGCTTTTAGCGTTGGAAACAAAGAGAATGTCGATAAATTGACAAAAAGACTTGTAAATGATGGGTTTAGATGTTTAAGCGGACCTAGAACAACTGGAGATGGATATTATGAGAGTGTTGTTGAGGATTGTGAAGGAAATTTGATTGAAATAACAGAATAA
- a CDS encoding flavin reductase family protein produces MFRKLEKNGFYYGFPVLLMTTEDKETGKSNITPLSSSFVLGKTIVVGIGFGNKGFKNIEAGSDVTFNVPDENLYENVKKIEKFTGDTEISEVKRELGYTYCEDKFKMAGFTELDGEMVNSVRIKECPIHIEAKVTDIIKKDWFAIVTCEIQGIFVDEKIMKDDSHIDTQKWKPLIYKFREYTSTGDRLGLNFNFQEV; encoded by the coding sequence ATGTTCAGAAAATTAGAGAAAAATGGGTTTTATTATGGATTTCCAGTATTACTGATGACTACAGAAGATAAAGAAACAGGCAAAAGCAATATAACTCCGTTATCATCTTCATTTGTACTTGGAAAAACAATAGTTGTGGGAATAGGGTTTGGAAATAAAGGATTTAAGAATATTGAAGCTGGATCGGATGTAACTTTTAATGTTCCAGATGAAAACTTGTACGAAAATGTGAAAAAGATTGAAAAATTTACAGGCGATACAGAAATATCAGAAGTAAAGCGGGAGCTAGGATATACGTATTGTGAAGATAAATTTAAAATGGCGGGGTTTACTGAACTAGATGGTGAAATGGTAAATTCTGTGAGAATAAAGGAGTGTCCAATTCACATAGAGGCAAAAGTTACAGATATTATCAAAAAAGACTGGTTTGCCATAGTAACTTGCGAAATACAGGGAATTTTTGTCGATGAAAAAATAATGAAGGATGATTCTCATATTGATACTCAGAAGTGGAAACCGTTAATTTATAAATTTAGGGAATATACCTCAACAGGCGATAGATTAGGATTAAATTTTAATTTTCAGGAAGTTTAG
- a CDS encoding tetratricopeptide repeat protein, protein MTGKEKEVKENRIQELLVKREEYLNNGEIEKEIKVLRELRVLFRRVFGRESAENVKILTELGNALKYVRNFDESVRLLTKAENIILEIYGENSLAYVTCSANLAEVYRVMKNYGKAEEKYHKAIKIYKKNNFQNGYIFAGICNNLGLFYEENGRYQDSVKWQKKSLVILQDLENSEIQGTIILSNMVKPYLKLDEKKMAENIVDEVLKILKRRVGEGSNLYLNILNNFINAYFENKSYKKTLELLEKCEKISKDVFGIENENYKAILEKIKIVKNKIDKNKMEQYVWKKQIIRKVKK, encoded by the coding sequence ATGACTGGGAAAGAAAAGGAAGTTAAGGAAAATAGAATACAGGAATTGCTTGTAAAAAGGGAAGAGTATTTGAATAATGGAGAGATTGAGAAGGAAATTAAGGTTTTGAGAGAATTGAGGGTGCTATTTAGGAGGGTTTTTGGACGGGAGAGTGCAGAAAATGTGAAAATTTTGACGGAATTAGGGAATGCATTGAAGTATGTGAGGAACTTTGATGAATCGGTAAGGTTATTGACGAAGGCAGAAAATATTATTTTGGAAATTTATGGTGAAAATAGTCTTGCGTATGTGACCTGTAGTGCTAATCTTGCTGAGGTTTATAGGGTTATGAAGAATTATGGAAAAGCTGAGGAAAAGTATCATAAGGCAATAAAAATCTATAAAAAGAATAATTTTCAAAATGGATATATATTTGCTGGGATTTGTAATAACTTGGGACTTTTTTATGAAGAAAATGGACGGTATCAGGATTCAGTAAAATGGCAGAAAAAAAGTTTGGTAATATTGCAGGATTTGGAAAATAGTGAGATTCAGGGAACAATTATATTAAGTAATATGGTAAAGCCTTATTTGAAACTTGATGAAAAAAAGATGGCAGAAAATATAGTGGATGAAGTATTGAAAATATTAAAGAGACGAGTTGGAGAAGGCAGTAATCTCTATTTAAATATTTTGAATAATTTTATAAATGCTTATTTTGAAAATAAAAGTTATAAAAAGACGTTGGAATTGCTAGAAAAATGTGAAAAAATTTCTAAAGATGTTTTTGGAATTGAAAATGAAAATTATAAAGCAATTTTAGAAAAAATAAAAATTGTGAAAAATAAAATTGATAAAAATAAAATGGAACAATATGTATGGAAAAAACAGATTATAAGAAAAGTAAAAAAATAA
- a CDS encoding transposase, with the protein MEKAARNTTAKLYKEDKRFFFNVGNGDINSTKGIIKYLGRYLARSPIAEYKITDITD; encoded by the coding sequence ATTGAGAAAGCCGCTAGAAATACTACCGCTAAGCTTTACAAGGAAGACAAAAGGTTTTTCTTTAACGTTGGCAATGGCGATATTAACAGCACAAAAGGTATTATCAAATATCTTGGACGATACCTTGCACGTTCTCCCATTGCTGAATACAAGATTACTGACATTACTGACTAA
- a CDS encoding UDP-N-acetylmuramoyl-tripeptide--D-alanyl-D-alanine ligase, whose protein sequence is MNKSEVFQRLFNIEKISDFEIKNVSINSKELEKNDVFIAIRGGNNFVSEALEKGAFAVYDSETVKIDEKYEERAFFVEDSIEFLQNFAREWRKNLDIKVIGITGSNGKTTVKDMIYHLLSQKYKGKKTEGNYNNHIGLPFTLLRTEKDDEFIILEMGMSGFGEIDLLGQIALPDINVITNIGESHLEFLKTKENVFLAKTEIIPYIKSTLVINGDDEYLKNVKAENIEVIRALNLENNEFRDKTSDFYYGDIHFNESGTEFFLKYFGKICQSTVERNYKTNVLGEHNVLNLVMAIAVAKQFGMEDKIISEAVRNIGLTGMRFQIIENGNTTYINDAYNASPMSMEKSLETFSQIYNDRLKVVVLGDMLELGENELELHSNLFYTIKNTKFDKLYLFGERMKSLFEKIKENVDDKNLDNGNLEISKALKNGEFEHFDEKEKIKEKIRQISVKKAVLLKASRGMKLEEIIEK, encoded by the coding sequence ATGAATAAAAGTGAAGTATTTCAAAGGCTTTTTAACATAGAAAAAATATCAGATTTTGAAATAAAAAATGTTTCAATTAATTCAAAAGAACTTGAAAAAAATGATGTTTTTATTGCTATTAGAGGTGGGAATAATTTTGTTAGTGAAGCATTGGAAAAGGGAGCTTTTGCCGTTTATGATAGTGAAACTGTGAAAATTGATGAAAAATATGAGGAACGAGCATTTTTTGTAGAGGATAGTATCGAGTTTTTACAAAATTTTGCAAGGGAATGGCGAAAGAACTTAGATATAAAAGTAATTGGAATTACAGGGAGCAATGGTAAAACAACTGTAAAGGATATGATTTATCATTTGCTTTCACAAAAATATAAGGGAAAAAAGACTGAAGGGAATTACAATAATCATATTGGACTGCCCTTCACTTTGTTGCGTACTGAAAAAGATGATGAATTTATCATTCTGGAAATGGGAATGAGTGGCTTTGGAGAAATTGATCTGCTGGGGCAAATTGCATTGCCTGATATTAATGTAATTACAAATATTGGGGAGTCACATCTGGAATTTTTGAAAACGAAGGAAAATGTATTTTTAGCAAAGACGGAGATTATTCCGTATATTAAAAGTACGCTTGTAATTAATGGTGATGATGAATATTTAAAAAATGTAAAGGCAGAAAATATTGAAGTTATAAGGGCTTTGAATTTAGAGAATAATGAGTTTAGGGATAAGACGTCTGATTTTTATTATGGAGATATTCATTTTAATGAAAGCGGAACTGAGTTTTTTCTAAAATATTTTGGAAAAATTTGTCAAAGCACGGTTGAGAGAAATTATAAGACGAATGTTCTGGGAGAACATAACGTGCTAAATTTAGTTATGGCGATTGCTGTAGCTAAGCAATTCGGAATGGAAGATAAAATAATCAGTGAAGCTGTGAGAAATATTGGCTTGACTGGAATGCGGTTTCAAATAATTGAAAACGGCAATACTACATATATTAATGATGCCTATAATGCAAGTCCGATGTCTATGGAGAAATCACTTGAAACATTTTCCCAAATATATAACGATAGGCTAAAAGTCGTGGTGTTGGGAGATATGCTGGAACTAGGGGAAAATGAACTGGAACTTCATAGCAACCTTTTTTATACAATAAAAAATACAAAATTTGACAAACTTTATTTATTTGGGGAAAGAATGAAAAGTCTGTTTGAAAAAATAAAGGAAAATGTTGATGATAAAAATTTGGACAATGGGAATTTAGAAATTAGCAAAGCCTTGAAAAATGGAGAATTTGAACATTTTGATGAAAAGGAAAAAATAAAAGAAAAAATAAGACAAATTTCAGTAAAAAAAGCAGTGCTGCTAAAGGCATCACGAGGAATGAAACTGGAAGAAATTATAGAAAAATAA
- the mraY gene encoding phospho-N-acetylmuramoyl-pentapeptide-transferase — protein sequence MLYILQDLFINSWGVLRIFKSIMLRASVAFMIAFLFMLVFGKPFIIWLKKKKYGDTAREEGPKSHFDKSGTPTMGGILIIGAVLFATAIAGNFTNKFIVFLFIITILFTAIGFYDDYLKLTRHKNGLSGKKKILGQMIITALTFWFVYKYGLVNKTIDFSIVNPIIKNSYFYITPILFFVFIAFVIIGSSNAVNLTDGLDGLVSGPTIVVSITLLIITYLTGNVKYAKYLNLYYVPQAAEIIVYLAAVIGALIGFLWYNFYPAQVFMGDTGSLTLGGILGIIVIFIKQELLLPIAGFIFIMEALSVMIQVWHFKTFGKRVFKMAPIHHHFELLGLPETKVTIRFWIVSIMTCLLTFVILKLR from the coding sequence ATGTTATATATATTACAAGATTTATTTATAAATAGCTGGGGAGTTTTACGTATTTTTAAATCAATAATGTTAAGAGCTTCTGTAGCATTTATGATTGCATTTTTGTTTATGCTGGTTTTTGGGAAACCGTTTATTATTTGGCTAAAAAAGAAAAAATATGGAGATACAGCAAGAGAAGAGGGGCCTAAATCGCATTTTGACAAATCTGGAACGCCTACAATGGGAGGGATTTTAATAATTGGAGCAGTTCTATTTGCAACTGCCATTGCTGGAAACTTCACAAATAAGTTTATTGTGTTTCTATTCATAATTACAATTTTATTTACAGCGATAGGATTTTACGATGATTATTTAAAATTGACGAGACATAAAAATGGGCTATCTGGAAAGAAAAAAATATTGGGACAAATGATAATTACAGCATTGACATTTTGGTTTGTTTATAAATATGGACTTGTTAATAAAACAATTGATTTTTCAATAGTTAATCCAATAATAAAAAATTCTTATTTTTATATAACACCAATTTTATTTTTTGTGTTCATAGCTTTTGTAATAATAGGATCTTCAAATGCTGTAAATCTAACAGATGGATTAGATGGACTTGTAAGTGGACCTACAATTGTAGTAAGTATCACACTTTTAATTATAACTTACTTGACTGGAAACGTAAAATATGCAAAATACTTAAATCTTTACTATGTTCCGCAAGCTGCTGAAATAATAGTTTATCTTGCAGCGGTAATTGGGGCATTAATTGGATTTTTATGGTATAATTTTTATCCAGCGCAAGTATTTATGGGAGATACGGGTTCTTTGACATTGGGAGGAATTTTAGGAATTATAGTTATTTTTATAAAGCAGGAATTGCTACTTCCAATCGCAGGTTTCATATTTATTATGGAAGCATTATCAGTTATGATTCAAGTCTGGCACTTTAAAACTTTTGGGAAAAGAGTATTTAAAATGGCACCAATCCATCATCACTTTGAATTATTGGGATTGCCTGAAACAAAAGTTACAATAAGATTCTGGATTGTTTCAATAATGACATGCTTATTGACATTTGTAATTTTGAAATTAAGATAA
- a CDS encoding DNA-binding protein, with amino-acid sequence MDKLDDFLKYSVLFSYYSELFPKKKREYLELYLEENSSLSEIAEQCGVTRQAVFDNIKKGVQKLDEYENKLGIFKKEKELKGKLEYLKKNFTMENLEKIIEDFDYAE; translated from the coding sequence ATGGATAAATTAGATGATTTTTTAAAATATTCTGTACTATTTTCCTATTATAGCGAACTTTTTCCAAAAAAGAAAAGGGAGTATCTCGAACTTTATCTGGAAGAAAATAGTTCCCTTTCAGAAATTGCAGAGCAATGCGGAGTTACGCGACAAGCAGTTTTTGACAATATAAAAAAGGGAGTTCAAAAATTGGATGAATATGAAAATAAACTTGGAATATTTAAAAAGGAAAAGGAATTGAAGGGGAAATTAGAATATTTAAAAAAAAATTTTACTATGGAGAATTTGGAAAAAATAATTGAAGATTTTGACTATGCAGAATAG
- a CDS encoding DUF6314 family protein yields MGKDSMDRMMDIYEMMKNIRRISFKAESLEGSLTGWNYVGKGNVVVREEEDRLYFIEEILLDNDIRYNDRKLWEFKEDYIRFYRFRNGDYEKIFEFLFCDGEFMMKKEYLCNPDLYYGEIKILDNIIRLLIKVKGEKKNEVLEYTYLT; encoded by the coding sequence ATGGGTAAAGATAGTATGGATAGAATGATGGATATTTATGAAATGATGAAAAATATTAGAAGGATTTCTTTTAAGGCCGAGAGTTTGGAAGGGTCTTTGACAGGTTGGAATTACGTTGGTAAAGGGAATGTTGTGGTTAGAGAAGAAGAAGACAGGCTGTATTTTATTGAAGAAATTCTTCTTGATAATGATATTCGGTATAATGATAGAAAATTATGGGAGTTTAAGGAAGATTATATTAGATTTTATAGATTTAGAAATGGGGATTATGAGAAGATATTTGAATTTCTATTTTGTGATGGGGAATTTATGATGAAGAAAGAGTATTTGTGCAATCCTGATTTATATTATGGAGAAATAAAGATTTTGGATAATATAATTCGTCTGTTGATAAAAGTGAAGGGGGAAAAGAAGAATGAAGTTTTAGAATATACGTACTTAACATAG
- a CDS encoding dynamin family protein, with protein sequence MTKFNLKDFRETYLKLTQNELAELISVRQDRISRLEQNLDTISLEELVVLAKRTGKSLDEIANYKKDIPHELIINDGWDKVRYIKTTIINYIKDFFPKNNQNYINKIEDLRKNIEGITRKPRIVFSGKSDSGKSTMINALIGKEKMPTNWTPTTSIIVYVKDILERPDYIEDELWIFRKGKNTEWDDTRLYDEKYCREWKIASGNAEILSQYGVRKGHDYNKDVGSAVLFVDSPILKNCDILDIPGITAGIESDNIAANQAQLKADVLVYLSQASGFLQIEDANYLKEALEVLSPLEETEGTGLSPMSNLFIVATHAHHINPRTDLKNICDSGCDRFADTVADSFWQRYSHNSKKIFTKKDLRKRFFTYAIDIEDLRENFEKELKNTIENLPKLLEKKVFNITKDYIKNESEKMKKEVEKYEGLINERERYSKLLEEIKKNEPKRKFLLEENNRNVKSKIFDLDNETKQKFKEDCNRILTEENIIKIIDKREYKNKKTDLEKLGSYISSEVQDVYRKNLEKTTEKFKNIMDEYLLKTQKSLEIDNFNSMDINLNFDFKSAFIGGLAGVATLGGLAFWASTLGNLGAYILVAKGVSVLSALGISIAGGTATATAFVASIGGPITLGIAAAILVGLAIWGIFSGSSWKKKIAEKIIKEFNKNIYKYDNAITQYWNDTESGFNVAKDKMEEEWQNYINNLEKELYHSDVNELKETLKNAKEVEDFFLNTPL encoded by the coding sequence ATGACAAAATTTAATTTAAAAGATTTTAGAGAAACTTATTTAAAATTAACACAAAATGAATTAGCTGAACTAATAAGTGTCAGACAAGATAGAATTTCAAGATTAGAGCAAAATTTAGATACAATATCACTAGAAGAATTAGTTGTATTAGCAAAAAGGACAGGAAAGTCATTAGATGAAATAGCAAATTATAAAAAAGATATTCCTCATGAACTAATTATTAATGATGGTTGGGATAAAGTTCGCTATATAAAAACTACTATAATAAATTACATCAAGGATTTTTTTCCTAAAAATAATCAAAATTATATCAATAAAATAGAAGATTTAAGAAAAAATATTGAAGGAATAACACGAAAGCCAAGAATTGTTTTTTCTGGAAAATCAGATTCAGGAAAAAGTACTATGATTAATGCTTTAATAGGAAAAGAAAAAATGCCTACAAATTGGACACCTACAACATCTATTATTGTCTATGTTAAGGATATATTAGAGAGACCTGATTATATTGAAGATGAACTATGGATTTTTAGAAAAGGTAAAAATACAGAGTGGGATGACACTAGACTGTACGATGAAAAATATTGTAGAGAATGGAAAATTGCTAGTGGGAATGCAGAGATATTATCTCAATACGGAGTTAGAAAAGGACATGATTATAATAAAGATGTTGGTTCAGCAGTATTATTTGTAGATTCTCCTATTTTAAAAAACTGTGATATTTTGGATATACCTGGTATTACTGCTGGAATTGAAAGTGATAATATAGCTGCAAATCAAGCACAATTAAAAGCTGATGTTTTAGTATATTTATCTCAAGCCTCAGGATTTTTACAAATTGAAGATGCTAATTATTTAAAAGAAGCACTTGAAGTGTTGTCACCCTTAGAAGAAACAGAAGGAACGGGTTTATCTCCAATGTCTAATTTATTTATAGTCGCAACACATGCTCATCATATAAATCCTAGAACAGATTTAAAAAATATATGTGATAGTGGTTGTGATAGATTTGCTGACACAGTTGCTGATTCTTTTTGGCAGAGATATTCACATAATTCAAAGAAAATATTTACAAAAAAAGATTTAAGAAAGAGATTTTTTACATATGCAATTGATATTGAAGATTTAAGAGAAAATTTTGAAAAAGAATTAAAAAATACAATAGAGAATTTGCCTAAATTACTTGAAAAAAAAGTATTTAATATTACGAAAGATTATATTAAAAATGAATCAGAAAAAATGAAAAAAGAAGTAGAAAAATACGAAGGTTTAATAAATGAAAGAGAACGTTATTCTAAACTTCTTGAAGAAATAAAGAAAAATGAACCAAAAAGAAAGTTTTTATTAGAAGAAAATAATAGAAATGTTAAAAGTAAAATTTTTGATTTAGATAATGAAACCAAACAAAAATTTAAAGAGGACTGTAATCGAATATTAACAGAAGAAAATATTATAAAAATAATAGATAAAAGAGAATACAAAAATAAAAAAACTGATTTAGAAAAATTAGGTTCATATATAAGTTCAGAAGTCCAAGATGTATACAGAAAAAATTTGGAAAAAACAACTGAAAAATTTAAAAATATAATGGATGAATACTTATTAAAAACGCAAAAGAGTCTTGAAATTGATAACTTTAACAGTATGGATATTAACCTTAATTTTGATTTTAAAAGTGCTTTTATAGGTGGTTTAGCAGGTGTTGCTACTTTAGGTGGTTTAGCTTTTTGGGCTTCGACTCTAGGAAATCTAGGTGCTTATATATTGGTTGCAAAAGGAGTTAGTGTTCTTTCAGCTTTAGGAATATCCATTGCAGGAGGAACAGCCACAGCTACTGCTTTTGTAGCTTCAATAGGAGGACCTATAACTTTAGGTATTGCTGCTGCTATTTTGGTAGGTTTAGCAATATGGGGAATCTTTAGTGGTAGTAGTTGGAAGAAAAAAATTGCTGAGAAAATAATAAAAGAGTTTAATAAAAATATATATAAATATGACAATGCTATCACTCAATACTGGAATGATACAGAAAGCGGATTTAATGTTGCAAAAGATAAGATGGAAGAAGAATGGCAAAATTATATTAATAATTTAGAAAAAGAATTATATCATTCTGATGTGAATGAATTAAAAGAAACTTTGAAAAATGCAAAAGAAGTTGAAGATTTTTTTTTAAATACCCCTCTATAA